A stretch of DNA from Odontesthes bonariensis isolate fOdoBon6 chromosome 2, fOdoBon6.hap1, whole genome shotgun sequence:
tcggataatttcatcgccttctccaggagttgcttcTGGATGATGatcgcctccagcggcaccccaggcccaccaggacccagcccgacgacccgctcgggaggaccggcgccgcgatctctcggcaggacaccatgcaacaggcgccccgcagctgaaacggagccgcggcccagctgcggagcgcctgcagcccgcgtcccgccgagagatcacggtaCCGATCCTCCcctggcggccgcttccagcggtgtttcgggctcgccgggacccagtttggtggcctgctcggaggcggccgtcatccagactgAACTCATGGGGAAGGCGGtgattaaattttttattttattttgtcagggaccatgtgcaaagtacattaataacaaagtaaagagatgacctgcaccagattgtagcgtagaagctaatttccatctgcagtcccatctgcatgtcacagacagcgcctgtccatctgtctccacgtcactgtcgtccagaatctcaacgctgataggctgtctggcgcgaatatttcgccaaagttggatttttttgaactcgcgcgaatcgcatattttcactcgcgcggcggccaccgcaccgcctcaccgctcctcaccgcgccgcccGACCGCTcctcatcgcgccgccggctcgaatccgcgtctaatcgcgtctttgcatttactttgtatgtaatcgcgtcgcccgaccgcgtctggtgtgaacgcaccgtaaggcctgtaaatggctggatcagaatctgtggagcatttttccctgtcataatgaatacttagagtttgatggtggtggtaagtattcttaaaaaaggtaacatttgtgaatgggcagcatgaattctggaaagaaacaactaaaagtattacagcactttcacagacaaccagtctctttggtatccgctttgggactgaagctccagcgtgcttctccccgcttaaaaattcggctgccacggaatctctcatgatggacaaacactaactccaatcatcccgacacagcccctcatattgacacgcccacgtctaatctacccccagagacgccgagcagcctcggaagtgatgagtttttgttgatttagccaatgatggcctagaattgtagaaaaaaactctcctctcccgccccctcctgaagccggcagccctcggctcggaagcccggctgttagcggcggcttcataacatgatttcctcagtgaagggcggcgatttcagaacaaatcacttcattaagctacaggacaacatgttggaGTTATGAAAGTGAATGCAGTATTGGGCTATCtggtgttttgtgaataactgttttatcgtcaatttaacattgaagatgtagagatttggccagagaatgggagaggctgcccggcttcccgtgttgtctctgaatagccgcggctgatgCACGTGTATGTTGCTTAATGTTACTGATGTGAATTTGCTATAGATCTCAAAAATCCAAGTACACCCCGGCATGCTTGCTGAAAATGATATAGTATGTGTATGTACGATGAGTAAAGAACAGCGTTTGGTTGATGCTGATGGTGTTTTTTACGTGTTTAGTGCCTCCACCAGGTGGTAGTAATACTTCATATTAGACTCTTGCTTTTCCAAAACAAACTATCCGGTCTTGACACTATGCTCGTCTTCCGAAGTGAAGAGCAGATTGTTAAAGTCTTTTGTTTGAAGCAAGATGGTGTTCCTCTCAAAAgagcgggggtgctgcacagccgcggggcctttaaaaatggaacattctaaatgtgacgtcacgagcgaacaaagctaccaaagctaccaaagctaccaaagctaccaaagctaccaaagctaccaaagctaccaaagctaccaaagcgaattctcaagcgaagcttctccagctacctccgctaccaggcagcgtaggtcgccctcggtgtacacgcagcattaggacgattttagagacaccaattaacttaacatgcatgtttttggacggtgggaggaagccggagtagaataaatatatgaatgaaggattaaatgaataaaacaaatcaaagatgAAATGTCAGAGTAAATAAACAGGGATCTATACACAAAGTTAAATGAATGCAGTTGGAAAGGAAAGCAGAAATATCAATATATGATTGAGTGCATATGAATAACAGCATGTTTGTGTTAGCAGAGGTCAGCGccacagacagagagcagagtctccaACATCCGACTGTCTGTCTCTGAAGAGTGACTGGTCCATGGGTCATCCTCCAGACCTCAGTGATGAAGCTGGACCCTCAggcacaaagtaagacaactGAAACAGAGATTTCAGGATCTTTCATGATGTCTCTCTTACAAAAAGAGCTACCAAAGCAAACAAAGCGAATTCTCAAGCGacgcttctccagctacctccgctaccaggcagcgtaggtcgcccttggtgtacacgcagcattaggacaattttagagacaccaattaacttaacatgcatgtttttggacggtgggaggaagccggagtagaataaatatatgaatgaaggattaaatgattaaaacaaatcaaagatgAAATGTCAGAGTAAATAAACAGGGTTCTTAACACaaagttaaaggataagaccgttttttttacattgggcccttgatttcacattataacatgatgttctactcacccctgcttgttgttggtcatttggagctgttccgaagatattcgcgaggcgtctggctgctctcttgagatattcggccatgaaacggtttcctatgggcaagcttatacaggcacaaactatgctgtttataatttattaattactgtacactagcactgataacgtggaggtgcgtcgcttacttaaaaaaatccgggttattgtaattttgatttttttgtcgtaaagtgggtgttactgacgtcctcgtcgtgctactgccacagacagcccacagacctgctgcctatttattcattcggctaaaattcaaaattagttacccggattttttttataattaataaaacataCATAACATAAGTTTAAACAAAGGTTCTCTCTTTTTTGTAGAAATGTgttcaaataaataatattagAAGCTTACcttttttctgttgctgtgttaagATGTGGTGAAGGGTTGTCTTAAAGTTAAGAGGAAAACTAAGAAGAATCTTAAGAACTAAGCTTTCAAGAATATCAATTATTCTTAACATCGTTCTTAAGACAAAAGATAACATGAAAGTTAAGAAAAAATTTAAGAATTTTATTTGTGAATATGGAATGTTCTTAGCTTTTTTCTTATGACAAAAGTTAAGATAAAAGTACCAgttaagaactttttttttcttaagaatgCTTTGTGAATCCGGCCCCAGGTCTTTATCAATACACTTATTGGTTATCTGTAATTACTAAtgagttttttatttcttaattctAAAAGAGCAAATGTAGAACAGGATTAGGACTGATTTTAAATCtaattaaatgttttctgtaGAGCAGCAGCAGTAATATTCACACAGTGAAGTCAGCTCAAACTGAGGATTGAACCAAATGTGAAATGTTGCTGCAGGAAGGGTTGAGTTTGTATTCACATCAAACAGCAGAGTTGATGCCAAATGGAGTTATTTTAAAAGGATTTTAGTGATGAAGACGTGTGTTgacagaaggaggaagaggagtggtGTTTGTGAGGAGCAGCAGCTGTCCTGCTGTGCTCTGTGTCAGGACGTCCTGAAGGATCCGGTCTCTGCCAGCTGTGGACACTGGTTCTGCAGACAGTGCATCACCTCATACTGGGACCAGTCTGCTCCCTCAGGAGGCTCATACTGGGACCAGTCTGCTCCCTCAGGAGGCTCCTCCTGTCCCCAGTGTGGAGAAAGATCCAGAGCTGCACCAGGTCAGATATTTCTGTTAACCCGTttagacgcacacacacatcaacatGTTCAAGATGCACAAACAATAATATTTGACCAAAAATATGAATCGCCATGACGACAAAGGTTTAAAAAGAGGAggtttaactgctgaaatgtgtctgtttttatttcagttgaTGTTTTAGTTTCTTCAGACGCTGAGAATAAAAGTGTTAGTGGGCAGTTGTTAGTTTTCAGCCCCCCTCAGGTTTCAGAAGGACTTCACACACAGCTTTGGGTCTGAATGGTTAACCTGCTGATTTAATGCAGACACATTGTGGTGTCAAACAGAACAACACAACATTTGTTAGGACCTGACTCACATGGACACAACAACAGAGACACACCATCAGTTCAAGCTAAAGAATCATTTTATTAACTCACATCAGACTGAATTAATACGCCAAATCAAAGCTTTATGTTCTGGGCTGTGGACATCAGTTAAATCAGAGCTGGATCATATTTCTGAGTGGAAGACATAAATGTAAATGCTGAGATGAGCAAATGGATCAGAAATGAAACTAATCCAACACAATAACCAAGATAGCAGCACCTGTGGAGAAGAGCCGAGTAATCAGACTGAAATCAGGACTAAAGGAGCCAAAATAAGATGGAAGGAGCCAAAATAAGATGGAAGGAGCCACAGGTGTCCTAAATCACACAAATCAGCTCCCAGCAGAACAAACAGACACTCATTAATACCCCAACCAACCACAAGAGGCCCCACGAGGTCATCACAGAGGTCATCAGGAACATCATTTAAAGCTGAACTCCCAGTGAAATGGATCTGAGGTTTCTTCTGGAACACATGTCCTCTGTTCACTCTGCAGAAGGGAAACCCAAACCCAAATGAATACATGTACTTTTCATATTTGATGGTTTCATGATGGCAGCAGCTGTCCCTGTATTCATTAACCAATCAGAATCCTGTTTGTTCACACAGTTTGGAGGCACTGGGTCTAAATTCAGACACACAACACAGATAAAGACGAACAAATGGTGATGAATTGAATGTaatctgtttgtgtttggtCTCATTTGTTCTTTGGTCAGCAGATGTTGGTCTGCAGGAGGTTTTAGATGAACATAAGATGAGTCTGAGGAGGAGATGTGAACATGTGACTGAAGGaagtgatggagcaggaggtgGAACCCTCCTCAGCAGGATCTACactgagctctacatcacagaggggcGGAGTGAAGAGGTTAATACCCAACATGAGGTGAGGCAGCTGGAGACGGCTTCCAAGATCCGCCATGACACTCCCATCAGGTGCCAGGACATCTTTAAAGCCTTAGCTGAGCAGCAGGGGGCCATCAGAGTGGTTCTGACCAACGGCGTCGCTGGTGTTGGAAAAACCTTCTCAGTgctgaagttcactctggactgggccgAGGGCCTGGAGAACCAGGATGTCAGTGTGGTGATTCTGCTTTCCTTCAGGGAGCTGAACCTGATCAgagagcagcagcacagtcttctcacgctgctccatgttttccATCCAACATTACAGCAGCTCCCAGCAGAGCAGCTGGCCGGCTGCACACTTCTGTTCATCCTGGACGGCCTGGATGAAAGCAGACTGTCTCTGGAGTTCAGCTGTCAGGTTGTGTCTGAGCTCACCCAGAAGTCATCAGTCagcgtgctgctgacaaacctcatcagggggaacctgcttccctcggctcgcctctggataaccacacggcCCGCAGCGGCCAATCGGATCCCTCCTGCGTGTGTCGCCAGGGTAACAGAAGTACGAGGCTTCACCGATgcccagaaggaggagtacttcaggaggaGGTTCAGAGATGAAGAGCGGTCCAGCAGGATCAGCTCCCACATCCAGGCATCCaggagcctccacatcatgtgtggaatcccagtcttctgctggatcactgctacagttctggagcacATGTTGACCCccgagcagagagcagagctgcccaaGACCACCACTGACATGTACTCCCACTTCCTGCTGGTTCAGACACAGAGGAAGCAGAACAAGTACCACCAGGGACCTGAGGCGGGTCCACAGGGGCTGACGGAGGCTGACGGGGACGTTCTTCTGAAGCTGGGGAGGCTGGCGTTTGAACATCTGGAGAAAGGAAACATCATGTTCTACCAAGAAGACCTGGAGCAGTGTGGCCTGGATGTCCCAGAGGCATCGCTGTATTCAGGAGTTTGTACAGAGATCTTCAGAAGAGAGTGTGAGATcttccagaaaccagtttactgctttgttcatctgagtgttcaggagtttctggctgcagtCTACATGATGCACTGCTACGCCAACAGGAAGGAGGAGGTGCTGAAGAGCTTCCTGGGAGAAGACTACAGTTACTCATCTCTGGATGACTTCCTGAAGAGAGTCATGATGAAATCCCTGGAAAGTAAAAGTGGCCACCTGGACCTGTTTGTCCGCTTCCTTCATGGCCTCTCTGTGGAGTCCAACCAGAGACTCTTAGCAGGCCTGCTGGGTCAGACACAGAACAGTCCAGAAACCATCCAGAGAGCCATCAACAACCTGAAGAAGATGAACACGTCTAACTTTTCTCCTGAAAGAAGCATCAACATCTTCCACTGTCTGAAGGAGATGAACACGTCTTACATTTCTCCTGACAGAAGCATCAACATCTTCCACTGTCTGATGGAGATGAATGACCTCTCAGTTTATCAGGAGATCCAAGAGTTCCTGAAGTCAGAGAACAGATCAGAGGAACTCTCTCAGATCCAGTGCTCAGCTCTGGCCTACGTGCTGCAGATGTCAGAGGAGGTTCTGGAGGAGTTGGACCTGGAGAAGTACAACACAACACCTGAGGGAGGAAGGAGGCTGATTCCAGCTGTGAGGAACTGCAGAAAGttccggtgagttgatgtgtTCATTGACTTCATGAGTCAGTGTAGATTAGTAGTTTAGTTCCCTA
This window harbors:
- the LOC142388616 gene encoding NACHT, LRR and PYD domains-containing protein 12-like isoform X4 produces the protein MDRAESAASSGRSANRNPSRPPEPSDTKGQHHRRRAESPTSDCLSLKSNWSMGHPPNLSDEAGPSGTKGQHHRQRAESPTSNCLSLKSNWSMGHPPDLSDEAGPSDTNRGQRHRQRAESPTSDCLSLKSDWSMGHPPDLSDEAGPSGTKRRKRSGVCEEQQLSCCALCQDVLKDPVSASCGHWFCRQCITSYWDQSAPSGGSYWDQSAPSGGSSCPQCGERSRAAPDVGLQEVLDEHKMSLRRRCEHVTEGSDGAGGGTLLSRIYTELYITEGRSEEVNTQHEVRQLETASKIRHDTPIRCQDIFKALAEQQGAIRVVLTNGVAGVGKTFSVLKFTLDWAEGLENQDVSVVILLSFRELNLIREQQHSLLTLLHVFHPTLQQLPAEQLAGCTLLFILDGLDESRLSLEFSCQVVSELTQKSSVSVLLTNLIRGNLLPSARLWITTRPAAANRIPPACVARVTEVRGFTDAQKEEYFRRRFRDEERSSRISSHIQASRSLHIMCGIPVFCWITATVLEHMLTPEQRAELPKTTTDMYSHFLLVQTQRKQNKYHQGPEAGPQGLTEADGDVLLKLGRLAFEHLEKGNIMFYQEDLEQCGLDVPEASLYSGVCTEIFRRECEIFQKPVYCFVHLSVQEFLAAVYMMHCYANRKEEVLKSFLGEDYSYSSLDDFLKRVMMKSLESKSGHLDLFVRFLHGLSVESNQRLLAGLLGQTQNSPETIQRAINNLKKMNTSNFSPERSINIFHCLKEMNTSYISPDRSINIFHCLMEMNDLSVYQEIQEFLKSENRSEELSQIQCSALAYVLQMSEEVLEELDLEKYNTTPEGGRRLIPAVRNCRKFRLPYCNLSEIDYEVVTSALKSNPSHLKQLDLSSSELSEPAVEHLSAGLESPNCRLEALRLRDCRLSEISCASLVSALKSNPSSHLTELDLSKNTIGDSAAKELSSFLQSPHCGLKTLRLWRCGLSEISCASLASALKSNPSSHLTELDLRQNNLNESAVKELSELVESPHSKLQTLRWK
- the LOC142388616 gene encoding protein NLRC3-like isoform X2, whose translation is MEQKEKQEVKACFSLAVRPEQTCLSSFFSSLRLTEVQKMDRAESAASSGRSTNRNPSRPPEPSDTKLTEVQKMDRAESAASSGRSANRNPSRPPEPSDTKGQHHRRRAESPTSDCLSLKSNWSMGHPPNLSDEAGPSGTKGQHHRQRAESPTSNCLSLKSNWSMGHPPDLSDEAGPSDTNRGQRHRQRAESPTSDCLSLKSDWSMGHPPDLSDEAGPSGTKRRKRSGVCEEQQLSCCALCQDVLKDPVSASCGHWFCRQCITSYWDQSAPSGGSYWDQSAPSGGSSCPQCGERSRAAPDVGLQEVLDEHKMSLRRRCEHVTEGSDGAGGGTLLSRIYTELYITEGRSEEVNTQHEVRQLETASKIRHDTPIRCQDIFKALAEQQGAIRVVLTNGVAGVGKTFSVLKFTLDWAEGLENQDVSVVILLSFRELNLIREQQHSLLTLLHVFHPTLQQLPAEQLAGCTLLFILDGLDESRLSLEFSCQVVSELTQKSSVSVLLTNLIRGNLLPSARLWITTRPAAANRIPPACVARVTEVRGFTDAQKEEYFRRRFRDEERSSRISSHIQASRSLHIMCGIPVFCWITATVLEHMLTPEQRAELPKTTTDMYSHFLLVQTQRKQNKYHQGPEAGPQGLTEADGDVLLKLGRLAFEHLEKGNIMFYQEDLEQCGLDVPEASLYSGVCTEIFRRECEIFQKPVYCFVHLSVQEFLAAVYMMHCYANRKEEVLKSFLGEDYSYSSLDDFLKRVMMKSLESKSGHLDLFVRFLHGLSVESNQRLLAGLLGQTQNSPETIQRAINNLKKMNTSNFSPERSINIFHCLKEMNTSYISPDRSINIFHCLMEMNDLSVYQEIQEFLKSENRSEELSQIQCSALAYVLQMSEEVLEELDLEKYNTTPEGGRRLIPAVRNCRKFRLPYCNLSEIDYEVVTSALKSNPSHLKQLDLSSSELSEPAVEHLSAGLESPNCRLEALRLRDCRLSEISCASLVSALKSNPSSHLTELDLSKNTIGDSAAKELSSFLQSPHCGLKTLRLWRCGLSEISCASLASALKSNPSSHLTELDLRQNNLNESAVKELSELVESPHSKLQTLRWK
- the LOC142388616 gene encoding protein NLRC3-like isoform X3; this encodes MEQKEKQEVKACFSLAVRPEQTCLSSFFSSLRLTEVQKMDRAESAASSGRSTNRNPSRPPEPSDTKLTEVQKMDRAESAASSGRSANRNPSRPPEPSDTKGQHHRQRAESPTSNCLSLKSNWSMGHPPDLSDEAGPSDTNRGQRHRQRAESPTSDCLSLKSDWSMGHPPDLSDEAGPSGTKRRKRSGVCEEQQLSCCALCQDVLKDPVSASCGHWFCRQCITSYWDQSAPSGGSYWDQSAPSGGSSCPQCGERSRAAPDVGLQEVLDEHKMSLRRRCEHVTEGSDGAGGGTLLSRIYTELYITEGRSEEVNTQHEVRQLETASKIRHDTPIRCQDIFKALAEQQGAIRVVLTNGVAGVGKTFSVLKFTLDWAEGLENQDVSVVILLSFRELNLIREQQHSLLTLLHVFHPTLQQLPAEQLAGCTLLFILDGLDESRLSLEFSCQVVSELTQKSSVSVLLTNLIRGNLLPSARLWITTRPAAANRIPPACVARVTEVRGFTDAQKEEYFRRRFRDEERSSRISSHIQASRSLHIMCGIPVFCWITATVLEHMLTPEQRAELPKTTTDMYSHFLLVQTQRKQNKYHQGPEAGPQGLTEADGDVLLKLGRLAFEHLEKGNIMFYQEDLEQCGLDVPEASLYSGVCTEIFRRECEIFQKPVYCFVHLSVQEFLAAVYMMHCYANRKEEVLKSFLGEDYSYSSLDDFLKRVMMKSLESKSGHLDLFVRFLHGLSVESNQRLLAGLLGQTQNSPETIQRAINNLKKMNTSNFSPERSINIFHCLKEMNTSYISPDRSINIFHCLMEMNDLSVYQEIQEFLKSENRSEELSQIQCSALAYVLQMSEEVLEELDLEKYNTTPEGGRRLIPAVRNCRKFRLPYCNLSEIDYEVVTSALKSNPSHLKQLDLSSSELSEPAVEHLSAGLESPNCRLEALRLRDCRLSEISCASLVSALKSNPSSHLTELDLSKNTIGDSAAKELSSFLQSPHCGLKTLRLWRCGLSEISCASLASALKSNPSSHLTELDLRQNNLNESAVKELSELVESPHSKLQTLRWK
- the LOC142388616 gene encoding protein NLRC3-like isoform X1; the protein is MEQKEKQEVKACFSLAVRPEQTCLSSFFSSLRLTEVQKMDRAESAASSGRSTNRNPSRPPEPSDTKGQHHRRRAESPTSDCLSLKSDWSKEIPPDLSDEAGPSGTKGQHHRRRAESPTSDCLSLKSNWSMGHPPNLSDEAGPSGTKGQHHRQRAESPTSNCLSLKSNWSMGHPPDLSDEAGPSDTKGQRHRQRAESPTSDCLSLKSDWSMGHPPDLSDEAGPSGTKRRKRSGVCEEQQLSCCALCQDVLKDPVSASCGHWFCRQCITSYWDQSAPSGGSYWDQSAPSGGSSCPQCGERSRAAPDVGLQEVLDEHKMSLRRRCEHVTEGSDGAGGGTLLSRIYTELYITEGRSEEVNTQHEVRQLETASKIRHDTPIRCQDIFKALAEQQGAIRVVLTNGVAGVGKTFSVLKFTLDWAEGLENQDVSVVILLSFRELNLIREQQHSLLTLLHVFHPTLQQLPAEQLAGCTLLFILDGLDESRLSLEFSCQVVSELTQKSSVSVLLTNLIRGNLLPSARLWITTRPAAANRIPPACVARVTEVRGFTDAQKEEYFRRRFRDEERSSRISSHIQASRSLHIMCGIPVFCWITATVLEHMLTPEQRAELPKTTTDMYSHFLLVQTQRKQNKYHQGPEAGPQGLTEADGDVLLKLGRLAFEHLEKGNIMFYQEDLEQCGLDVPEASLYSGVCTEIFRRECEIFQKPVYCFVHLSVQEFLAAVYMMHCYANRKEEVLKSFLGEDYSYSSLDDFLKRVMMKSLESKSGHLDLFVRFLHGLSVESNQRLLAGLLGQTQNSPETIQRAINNLKKMNTSNFSPERSINIFHCLKEMNTSYISPDRSINIFHCLMEMNDLSVYQEIQEFLKSENRSEELSQIQCSALAYVLQMSEEVLEELDLEKYNTTPEGGRRLIPAVRNCRKFRLPYCNLSEIDYEVVTSALKSNPSHLKQLDLSSSELSEPAVEHLSAGLESPNCRLEALRLRDCRLSEISCASLVSALKSNPSSHLTELDLSKNTIGDSAAKELSSFLQSPHCGLKTLRLWRCGLSEISCASLASALKSNPSSHLTELDLRQNNLNESAVKELSELVESPHSKLQTLRWK
- the LOC142388616 gene encoding NACHT, LRR and PYD domains-containing protein 12-like isoform X6 — encoded protein: MEQKEKQEVKACFSLAVRPEQTCLSSFFSSLRLTEVQKMDRAESAASSGRSTNRNPSRPPEPSDTKLTEVQKMDRAESAASSGRSANRNPSRPPEPSDTKGQRHRQRAESPTSDCLSLKSDWSMGHPPDLSDEAGPSGTKRRKRSGVCEEQQLSCCALCQDVLKDPVSASCGHWFCRQCITSYWDQSAPSGGSYWDQSAPSGGSSCPQCGERSRAAPDVGLQEVLDEHKMSLRRRCEHVTEGSDGAGGGTLLSRIYTELYITEGRSEEVNTQHEVRQLETASKIRHDTPIRCQDIFKALAEQQGAIRVVLTNGVAGVGKTFSVLKFTLDWAEGLENQDVSVVILLSFRELNLIREQQHSLLTLLHVFHPTLQQLPAEQLAGCTLLFILDGLDESRLSLEFSCQVVSELTQKSSVSVLLTNLIRGNLLPSARLWITTRPAAANRIPPACVARVTEVRGFTDAQKEEYFRRRFRDEERSSRISSHIQASRSLHIMCGIPVFCWITATVLEHMLTPEQRAELPKTTTDMYSHFLLVQTQRKQNKYHQGPEAGPQGLTEADGDVLLKLGRLAFEHLEKGNIMFYQEDLEQCGLDVPEASLYSGVCTEIFRRECEIFQKPVYCFVHLSVQEFLAAVYMMHCYANRKEEVLKSFLGEDYSYSSLDDFLKRVMMKSLESKSGHLDLFVRFLHGLSVESNQRLLAGLLGQTQNSPETIQRAINNLKKMNTSNFSPERSINIFHCLKEMNTSYISPDRSINIFHCLMEMNDLSVYQEIQEFLKSENRSEELSQIQCSALAYVLQMSEEVLEELDLEKYNTTPEGGRRLIPAVRNCRKFRLPYCNLSEIDYEVVTSALKSNPSHLKQLDLSSSELSEPAVEHLSAGLESPNCRLEALRLRDCRLSEISCASLVSALKSNPSSHLTELDLSKNTIGDSAAKELSSFLQSPHCGLKTLRLWRCGLSEISCASLASALKSNPSSHLTELDLRQNNLNESAVKELSELVESPHSKLQTLRWK